A single genomic interval of Xiphophorus couchianus chromosome 2, X_couchianus-1.0, whole genome shotgun sequence harbors:
- the LOC114160633 gene encoding piggyBac transposable element-derived protein 2-like, with protein sequence MVPAQRNVHKGHTCTQPRKYVWKVQDNNFDGDFPPFLGERRVNVDGREPIDFFRYLFPLDLIDVIVHNTNMYALQKGKENLAVTSEEMQIFLGINMVMGYIRYPRTRMYWSSEEGLRLGIIADAMSVNRYEQILRHLHFVDNYTHQPANTDRLFKLAPVLNTLQKTFLMAANPEEFQSIDEQIIPFKGQLSIKQYIPKKPKPWGVKVWVRAGSSGYMYKFEIYQGSAIRGQSSSLGMAGDVVMRLCDDIKHKNHKVFFDNFFCSIPLLEALKDLGIYGTGTCRTNRLKGASQKLKSEKQLKKEGRGACSVVSTNSNITVTRWLDSSVIHMASTCAGQSPEDTAQRWLKKEQAKISVQRPYSVALYNQHMGGVDLVDQCVAMYPHRRRNKRWYIRVFFHFLDVTVVNAWRLYLMSGLEKMNLLIFKASVARALINSGSGQQKRKGRPSGAPPPAKCRAVTKVPSEVRFSAGNHWPELTQVKNANRCHNAACTRKTKYICMQCHVALCPGCFANFHVA encoded by the coding sequence ATGGTACCTGCTCAGAGAAATGTTCACAAGGGCCATACCTGCACTCAACCCCGCAAATATGTCTGGAAAGTCCAAGACAATAACTTTGATGGAGACTTTCCACCTTTTCTAGGAGAAAGGAGAGTAAATGTTGATGGAAGAGAACCAATTGATTTCTTTAGGTATTTGTTTCCCTTAGATCTCATTGATGTGATAGTGCATAACACCAACATGTATGCGCTgcagaaagggaaagaaaatctgGCAGTGACAAGTGAAGAAATGCAAATTTTTCTAGGGATCAACATGGTCATGGGGTACATTCGGTATCCTAGGACACGGATGTACTGGTCCAGTGAGGAAGGCCTTCGTCTTGGAATAATTGCAGATGCTATGTCTGTAAACAGATATGAGCAAATTCTGCGTCATCTGCACTTTGTGGATAACTATACCCACCAGCCAGCAAACACAGACAGGCTCTTTAAATTAGCACCAGTGCTAAATACACTTCAGAAAACATTCCTGATGGCAGCAAACCCTGAAGAATTCCAATCAATTGATGAGCAAATCATTCCCTTCAAAGGCCAACTGTCAATCAAGCAATACATACCCAAAAAGCCCAAACCCTGGGGTGTGAAAGTGTGGGTCAGGGCAGGGTCCTCAGGTTATATGTACAAATTTGAAATATACCAGGGCTCAGCAATTAGGGGTCAGAGCAGTAGTTTGGGAATGGCTGGAGATGTTGTGATGCGCCTTTGTGATGACATAAAGCACAAAAACCACAAGGTGTTTTTTGACAACTTCTTCTGCAGCATTCCACTCCTTGAGGCCTTGAAAGACCTTGGCATCTATGGCACAGGTACATGCAGAACAAACAGATTGAAAGGAGCAAGTCAGAAACTTAAGAgtgaaaaacaactgaaaaaagaaggcagaggagcctGCTCTGTTGTCAGCACAAACAGTAACATCACTGTCACACGTTGGCTTGACAGCTCAGTCATCCACATGGCATCGACCTGTGCAGGTCAGTCCCCTGAAGACACAGCCCAAAGATGGCTGAAGAAAGAACAAGCCAAGATCAGTGTCCAAAGACCCTACTCGGTGGCCCTTTATAACCAACACATGGGTGGGGTGGATCTCGTTGACCAGTGTGTGGCAATGTATCCCCACAGACGTAGAAACAAGCGGTGGTACATCAGAgtgttctttcattttttggATGTGACGGTTGTAAATGCCTGGCGACTCTACCTGATGTCTGGGTTGGAAAAGATGAATCTCCTTATCTTCAAAGCTTCTGTGGCCCGTGCATTGATCAATTCTGGCTCTGgtcagcaaaaaagaaaaggaagaccCAGTGGAGCCCCACCTCCAGCAAAGTGCAGAGCAGTGACCAAAGTACCCAGTGAAGTCAGGTTCAGCGCAGGAAATCACTGGCCCGAGCTCACTCAAgtcaaaaatgcaaacagatgCCACAATGCTGCATGCACAAGGAAGACCAAATACATCTGCATGCAGTGCCATGTGGCACTGTGCCCTGGATGCTTTGCCAATTTTCATGTAGCCTAG